In Carya illinoinensis cultivar Pawnee chromosome 7, C.illinoinensisPawnee_v1, whole genome shotgun sequence, the following are encoded in one genomic region:
- the LOC122316044 gene encoding sugar transporter ERD6-like 15 isoform X6, whose amino-acid sequence MCLICLCLPRLASCCLSAPSKTQYPIHMEEEQAVVKLPLIEAECSARLRISNIDYDQENGGVGSLNSAGARAPVETRSTPVLFVCTFAAACAAFTGGCLVSYTSPAESGIIADLSLTVTEYSFFGSIMTAGAMIGAVISGRMTDFIGRRLTLWILDIFYIVGWLAIIFAEGAWLLDLGRLSLGIGFGLTCYVGPAYLAEIIPKDIRGLLMSISQSMTGYGASLTFVIGSFVTWRSLAIIGCIPSLLLLLALFFIPESPRWLDYIENQRLQQNSDDNVLNLFRRKYLHIVIVGVGLMVVQASGGLYGFMFYMSEIFDSAGISSTLGFILVAVLQIPLIVLSAALIDKFGRRTLLMASATGQCLGCLLTGLSYFLQELDWWKEASPILALIGVLVYMGSYAFGMGGIPWIVVSEIFPINVKGSAGTLCNLVSSFCSWVVSYTFNYSFSWSPAGTFFIYAGICGFGVVFIAKLVPETKGRTLEEIHASLTRIMQ is encoded by the exons ATGTGCTTAATTTGCCTCTGCCTTCCCCGCCTAGCTAGCTGCTGCCTTTCTGCACCAAGTAAAACACAGTACCCAATACATATGGAGGAAGAGCAGGCGGTGGTCAAGTTGCCTCTGATTGAAGCAGAGTGCTCTGCTCGTTTAAGGATTAGCAATATTGATTATGATCAAGAAAATGGTGGTGTTGGTAGCCTCAACAGTGCGGGTGCCCGTGCTCCTGTTGAAACAAGATCGACGCCTGTTCTTTTTGTTTGCACCTTTGCGGCCGCCTGCGCTGCCTTCACTGGTGGTTGTCTG gtGTCATATACATCACCGGCTGAGTCTGGAATCATTGCTGATTTGAGTCTCACTGTGACAGAG TACTCCTTTTTTGGTTCAATAATGACAGCTGGAGCAATGATTGGCGCCGTAATAAGTGGGAGGATGACAGATTTCATTGGTCGTAGACTT ACATTATGGATTTTGGACATATTCTACATCGTAGGCTGGCTTGCCATTATTTTCGCTGAG GGTGCTTGGTTGCTCGACCTTGGAAGACTGTCGCTGGGAATTGGGTTTGGGCTTACTTGTTATGTG GGACCTGCATATCTTGCAGAAATAATACCAAAGGATATAAGAGGACTACTAATGTCAATCAGTCAG TCAATGACTGGTTATGGTGCTTCTCTCACGTTTGTAATCGGTTCTTTCGTCACCTGGCGTTCTTTGGCCATTATAG GTTGTATTCCGAGTCTGTTACTGCTCCTTGCTCTGTTTTTCATTCCAGAGTCTCCAAGATGGTTG gATTATATCGAAAACCAGCGTCTTCAACAGAACTCCGACGACAATGTCCTCAACTTGTTTCGGAGAAAATATCTTCATATAGTCATT GTTGGAGTTGGGCTTATGGTAGTGCAAGCATCAGGAGGCTTATATGGATTTATGTTTTATATGAGTGAAATTTTTGATTCAGCTG GTATCTCTAGTACACTGGGGTTTATCCTGGTGGCTGTTCTTCAG ATTCCTTTAATTGTTTTGAGTGCAGCACTGATAGATAAATTTGGAAGAAGAACGCTGTTGATG GCTTCTGCAACTGGGCAATGCTTAGGCTGCCTCCTCACCGGATTATCCTACTTCTTGCAG GAACTTGACTGGTGGAAAGAAGCAAGTCCCATTTTGGCGCTGATAGGGGTTTTG GTATATATGGGATCTTACGCATTTGGCATGGGTGGAATACCATGGATTGTGGTGTCAGAG ATATTTCCAATAAATGTAAAGGGTTCAGCTGGAACCCTTTGCAATCTGGTCAGTTCGTTTTGTTCTTGGGTTGTTTCATACACTTTTAACTATTCATTCTCCTGGAGCCCTGCAG gaacatttttcatatatgcGGGCATATGTGGTTTTGGGGTTGTTTTCATCGCAAAACTAGTGCCGGAGACTAAGGGGCGAACATTGGAAGAAATACATGCATCGCTGACTCGTATTATGCAGTGA
- the LOC122316044 gene encoding sugar transporter ERD6-like 15 isoform X8, whose protein sequence is MCLICLCLPRLASCCLSAPSKTQYPIHMEEEQAVVKLPLIEAECSARLRISNIDYDQENGGVGSLNSAGARAPVETRSTPVLFVCTFAAACAAFTGGCLVSYTSPAESGIIADLSLTVTEYSFFGSIMTAGAMIGAVISGRMTDFIGRRLTLWILDIFYIVGWLAIIFAEGAWLLDLGRLSLGIGFGLTCYVGPAYLAEIIPKDIRGLLMSISQSMTGYGASLTFVIGSFVTWRSLAIIGCIPSLLLLLALFFIPESPRWLDYIENQRLQQNSDDNVLNLFRRKYLHIVIVGVGLMVVQASGGLYGFMFYMSEIFDSAGISSTLGFILVAVLQASATGQCLGCLLTGLSYFLQELDWWKEASPILALIGVLVYMGSYAFGMGGIPWIVVSEIFPINVKGSAGTLCNLVSSFCSWVVSYTFNYSFSWSPAGTFFIYAGICGFGVVFIAKLVPETKGRTLEEIHASLTRIMQ, encoded by the exons ATGTGCTTAATTTGCCTCTGCCTTCCCCGCCTAGCTAGCTGCTGCCTTTCTGCACCAAGTAAAACACAGTACCCAATACATATGGAGGAAGAGCAGGCGGTGGTCAAGTTGCCTCTGATTGAAGCAGAGTGCTCTGCTCGTTTAAGGATTAGCAATATTGATTATGATCAAGAAAATGGTGGTGTTGGTAGCCTCAACAGTGCGGGTGCCCGTGCTCCTGTTGAAACAAGATCGACGCCTGTTCTTTTTGTTTGCACCTTTGCGGCCGCCTGCGCTGCCTTCACTGGTGGTTGTCTG gtGTCATATACATCACCGGCTGAGTCTGGAATCATTGCTGATTTGAGTCTCACTGTGACAGAG TACTCCTTTTTTGGTTCAATAATGACAGCTGGAGCAATGATTGGCGCCGTAATAAGTGGGAGGATGACAGATTTCATTGGTCGTAGACTT ACATTATGGATTTTGGACATATTCTACATCGTAGGCTGGCTTGCCATTATTTTCGCTGAG GGTGCTTGGTTGCTCGACCTTGGAAGACTGTCGCTGGGAATTGGGTTTGGGCTTACTTGTTATGTG GGACCTGCATATCTTGCAGAAATAATACCAAAGGATATAAGAGGACTACTAATGTCAATCAGTCAG TCAATGACTGGTTATGGTGCTTCTCTCACGTTTGTAATCGGTTCTTTCGTCACCTGGCGTTCTTTGGCCATTATAG GTTGTATTCCGAGTCTGTTACTGCTCCTTGCTCTGTTTTTCATTCCAGAGTCTCCAAGATGGTTG gATTATATCGAAAACCAGCGTCTTCAACAGAACTCCGACGACAATGTCCTCAACTTGTTTCGGAGAAAATATCTTCATATAGTCATT GTTGGAGTTGGGCTTATGGTAGTGCAAGCATCAGGAGGCTTATATGGATTTATGTTTTATATGAGTGAAATTTTTGATTCAGCTG GTATCTCTAGTACACTGGGGTTTATCCTGGTGGCTGTTCTTCAG GCTTCTGCAACTGGGCAATGCTTAGGCTGCCTCCTCACCGGATTATCCTACTTCTTGCAG GAACTTGACTGGTGGAAAGAAGCAAGTCCCATTTTGGCGCTGATAGGGGTTTTG GTATATATGGGATCTTACGCATTTGGCATGGGTGGAATACCATGGATTGTGGTGTCAGAG ATATTTCCAATAAATGTAAAGGGTTCAGCTGGAACCCTTTGCAATCTGGTCAGTTCGTTTTGTTCTTGGGTTGTTTCATACACTTTTAACTATTCATTCTCCTGGAGCCCTGCAG gaacatttttcatatatgcGGGCATATGTGGTTTTGGGGTTGTTTTCATCGCAAAACTAGTGCCGGAGACTAAGGGGCGAACATTGGAAGAAATACATGCATCGCTGACTCGTATTATGCAGTGA